Proteins found in one Hyla sarda isolate aHylSar1 chromosome 7, aHylSar1.hap1, whole genome shotgun sequence genomic segment:
- the LOC130282613 gene encoding uncharacterized protein LOC130282613, which translates to MAKCIVKGCPNSCRNNGRGPRVTLHGFPNTLDKVKLWLQQIDKDLKDLDTFAQRIMKAKKRNMFRICSVHFSPQSYVWEGKKLVLQKDAFPTIFHRGKCKAAPKSGSSVPPVKRVKVETSPNREEKARLTQWRRCPKTKTLVMEKGHNTSKGMEETGACANPIHSGQHSYSATAKKMVDASTSMDRSLFLTDKAAQWPEYELNYEGESWKVKHDHFYPFVLHTADMPMRETEKYPRHLLETQKSAAMVHHNKRSDSENTLITQEMRRLHNLPNNAAAAALVPTGKFKPPERDMAAERKFIVFESCLDNLFYRLACQVGDGCRAPIVQLEKNIDGTFLSVNGLCHNGHRFHLWSSQPFVKHVAAGNLLSASAILFSGLSFSAVQEMNQLMGLQQISSSTYSEYEQSFLFPAVDLHWQQECQRLKETLKDVQLTVSGSSQHGGASLSAKHCTYIFFDVATKRVLDFHIETLLPNTSRIGIERKAFRTSLSRLLSEKFDIRTVVTDSHHGIKKEMREKFLNLQHRYDTWKYAKSLCSHLRAASRKKACSGVAHWIPSITNHLFRSLCESNGNVHILRDHWRSILPHIVGNCSQACSRKPRNRKEACLHPIIKGHSPAFQKLRELVLSSRVTKDLALMSPVYNQGETEVCGNFIVKYRPKRTRYKTDSLEARTKLAILAYNANVHRRHIKYRSVKRGCMSALPFFTKSLHCRFTKADQAAMRKQVVEMIRDVLKVCAGHERHR; encoded by the coding sequence ATGGCGAAATGTATTGTGAAAGGCTGTCCCAACAGCTGCCGAAATAACGGCCGCGGCCCACGTGTCACCCTACACGGCTTCCCCAACACCTTGGATAAAGTCAAACTCTGGCTGCAGCAAATCGATAAGGATTTGAAGGATCTCGACACCTTTGCTCAGCGCATCATGAAAGCCAAGAAAAGGAATATGTTCCGTATCTGCTCCGTCCATTTCTCACCCCAGAGTTATGTTTGGGAAGGCAAAAAATTGGTGCTGCAAAAAGATGCCTTTCCGACAATTTTCCACCGAGGTAAGTGTAAAGCCGCCCCCAAGAGTGGCAGCAGCGTTCCTCCTGTGAAAAGGGTAAAGGTGGAAACCTCaccaaacagagaggagaaggcaCGGCTGACACAATGGCGTCGTTGTCCCAAGACTAAAACGTTAGTCATGGAGAAAGGACATAACACCTCCAAAGGGATGGAGGAGACTGGTGCCTGTGCCAATCCAATACATAGTGGTCAACATTCATATAGCGCAACGGCCAAAAAGATGGTTGATGCTTCAACATCTATGGATCGTTCTTTATTCCTGACTGACAAGGCTGCCCAGTGGCCAGAATATGAGCTAAATTATGAAGGCGAGTCCTGGAAGGTGAAGCATGATCACTTTTACCCATTTGTCCTTCATACCGCAGACATGCCTATGAGGGAGACTGAAAAGTATCCCCGCCACTTGTTAGAGACCCAGAAATCCGCTGCCATGGTACATCACAACAAGCGTTCAGACTCGGAGAACACCCTTATCACTCAGGAAATGAGACGTCTGCACAATTTACCAAATAACGCCGCAGCTGCCGCCCTGGTACCTACTGGTAAATTCAAGCCTCCGGAGAGAGATATGGCAGCGGAAAGAAAGTTCATTGTCTTTGAGTCTTGTCTCGATAACCTCTTTTACAGACTGGCCTGTCAGGTTGGAGATGGCTGTAGAGCCCCCATAGTACAGTTAGAAAAGAATATTGATGGCACTTTCTTGTCTGTCAATGGACTCTGTCACAATGGGCATCGTTTCCACCTATGGAGCAGTCAGCCTTTTGTAAAACACGTTGCGGCTGGGAATCTTCTAAGTGCCTCTGCCATCTTGTTTAGCGGCTTGAGCTTTAGTGCAGTTCAGGAAATGAATCAATTGATGGGACTCCAACAAATAAGTTCCTCAACCTACAGCGAGTATGAGCAGAGCTTCTTATTCCCGGCGGTGGATTTACACTGGCAGCAGGAATGTCAGAGACTGAAAGAAACCCTCAAAGACGTACAACTAACCGTATCCGGCTCAAGCCAACATGGCGGGGCGAGTCTCAGTGCTAAACATTGCACTTACATCTTCTTTGACGTTGCCACTAAAAGGGTCCTAGACTTTCACATTGAGACTTTGCTGCCAAACACATCCCGGATTGGCATAGAGAGAAAGGCCTTCCGGACATCTTTATCCAGACTTCTGAGTGAAAAGTTTGACATCAGAACTGTGGTCACTGACAGTCATCACGGCATAAAGAAAGAAATGCGTGAAAAGTTTCTAAATTTACAACATAGATATGACACATGGAAATATGCCAAGAGTCTCTGTAGCCACCTCCGTGCCGCTAGCAGAAAGAAGGCTTGCTCCGGGGTTGCCCACTGGATTCCTTCTATTACAAACCATCTTTTTAGGTCATTGTGTGAAAGCAATGGAAATGTTCACATTTTACGTGATCACTGGAGGTCAATCCTTCCTCACATTGTGGGTAATTGTAGCCAAGCTTGTTCACGTAAACCACGAAATCGCAAAGAGGCTTGTCTACATCCCATTATAAAGGGACACAGTCCAGCCTTCCAGAAACTCAGAGAGTTGGTGCTCAGCTCAAGGGTGACCAAGGATTTGGCTCTGATGTCACCGGTGTATAACCAAGGAGAAACTGAAGTGTGTGGTAACTTCATTGTAAAGTACCGCCCGAAACGAACCAGATACAAAACCGATTCTTTAGAGGCAAGGACTAAGCTAGCTATCCTGGCCTACAATGCCAACGTACATCGACGACACATTAAATACCGCAGTGTTAAGAGGGGCTGCATGTCCGCTTTACCTTTCTTCACAAAATCTCTGCATTGCCGGTTCACCAAGGCAGATCAAGCAGCCATGAGAAAGCAGGTTGTGGAGATGATACGTGATGTTCTTAAAGTATGTGCTGGTCATGAAAGGCATCGCTAA